One Camelina sativa cultivar DH55 chromosome 3, Cs, whole genome shotgun sequence genomic window carries:
- the LOC104778594 gene encoding cation/H(+) antiporter 14, which translates to MSKLDLDEVNSMQKGKVHGPFLVENMVCQKYHMLTSKGVFLGSDPLKYAMPLLLLQMAIIIVTSRLLYRLLKPLKQGMISAQVLAGIILGPSLFGQNAAYKDMVFPMNGKITLQTLANLGFFIHLFLLGLRIDASIIRKAGSKAILIGTASYAFPFSLGNLTVLFLKNTYKLPPDVVHCIGTVISLNAMTSFPVTTTVLAELNILNSDLGRLATNCSIVCEAFSWIVALVFRMFLRDGTASSIWSFIWVFALIIVIFVVCRPVIIWLTERRSISIDKTGEIPFFPIVMILLVISLTSEVLGVHAAFGAFWLGVSLPDGPPLGTGLSTKLDMFATSLTLPCFIAISGLQTNFFVLGKSHVKIIEAVILITYGCKFLGTAAASAYCNIQIRDAFCLALLMCCQGVIEIYTCVMWRDEKVLNTECFNLLIITLLLVTGISRFLVVYLYDPSKRYRSTSKRTILNTRQRNLQFRLLLCVYNVENVPSMVNLLEASYPSRFSPISVFTLHLVELKGRAHAVLVPHHQMNKLDPNTVQSTQIVNGFQRFEQQNQGTLMAQHFTAAAPFSSINDDICTLALDKKATLVIIPFHKQYAIDGTVDHVNPAIRSINLNVLDKAPCSVGIFIDRGETEGRRSVLMSYTWRNVAVIYIEGRDDAEALAFSMRIAEHPEVNVTMIHFRHKSTIHQNYVIEEESEFSESHLINDFKSFAMNKPKVSYREEIVRDGVETTQVISALGDSYDLVIVGRDHDLESSVLYGLTDWSECPELGVIGDMFASPDFHFSVLVIHQQEGESLAMDNSYKLPDSPPRVGDPRVHPHFSVEEGFTSVDRHSNR; encoded by the exons ATGTCAAAGCTAGACCTGGATGAGGTGAACTCGATGCAGAAAGGCAAAGTTCATGGGCCGTTCTTGGTGGAAAACATGGTGTGCCAAAAATATCACATGTTGACCTCGAAGGGTGTTTTCTTGGGCAGTGACCCTCTCAAATACGCAATGCCACTTTTGTTGCTGCAAATGGCCATCATCATCGTCACTTCAAGGCTTCTCTACCGCCTTCTCAAGCCCTTGAAGCAAGGCATGATCTCTGCCCAAGTCTTG GCTGGTATAATCCTAGGACCGTCTTTGTTTGGCCAAAACGCTGCATACAAAGATATGGTATTCCCCATGAACGGAAAAATTACTTTACAAACTCTCGCGAACCTTGGTTTCTTCATCCATCTCTTCCTACTCGGACTAAGAATCGACGCTAGCATCATTCGTAAAGCTGGTTCCAAAGCCATACTCATTGGTACAGCCTCCTACGCCTTCCCGTTCTCCCTCGGTAACCTCACTGTCCTCTTCTTGAAAAACACTTACAAGCTCCCCCCAGACGTTGTCCATTGCATCGGCACAGTGATCTCCCTCAATGCAATGACCTCATTCCCGGTCACCACAACCGTATTAGCCGAGCTCAACATCCTTAACTCTGATCTTGGACGGTTAGCCACGAACTGCTCCATTGTCTGTGAGGCCTTTAGCTGGATTGTGGCACTCGTTTTCAGAATGTTCTTGCGGGATGGGACAGCATCTAGCATTTGGTCTTTCATTTGGGTCTTTGCTCTTATCATAGTGATTTTCGTCGTCTGCAGACCGGTCATCATCTGGCtgacagagagaagaagcattTCTATCGATAAAACAGGTGAGATCCCATTCTTCCCGATTGTAATGATCTTGTTGGTAATAAGCTTGACCTCCGAAGTTCTCGGAGTCCATGCGGCGTTTGGAGCGTTCTGGCTCGGAGTATCTCTCCCGGATGGACCTCCGTTGGGGACCGGGCTCTCGACAAAGCTCGATATGTTTGCAACTAGCCTTACGCTCCCTTGTTTCATCGCCATTAGTGGATTGCAGACCAATTTCTTCGTGCTCGGAAAGAGCCACGTGAAGATCATTGAGGCCGTGATACTCATCACATACGGCTGCAAATTCCTTGGAACAGCAGCAGCTTCCGCTTATTGCAACATACAAATCAGAGACGCATTTTGTTTGGCCCTCTTGATGTGTTGCCAAGGAGTCATTGAGATCTACACATGCGTCATGTGGAGAGACGAAAAG GTTCTAAACACAGAATGCTTCAATCTCCTTATCATCACGCTCTTGCTCGTGACTGGCATTTCACGGTTCCTAGTTGTATACCTCTACGACCCGTCGAAGCGCTATAGAAGCACGAGCAAGCGAACGATCCTCAATACGAGACAACGAAACCTTCAGTTCCGTCTCCTGCTTTGCGTCTACAACGTCGAAAACGTACCTTCCATGGTtaatcttctagaagcttcttaCCCGAGTCGGTTCAGCCCGATCTCTGTCTTCACGCTGCACCTCGTCGAGCTTAAAGGCAGAGCACACGCTGTGCTCGTACCGCATCACCAGATGAACAAACTCGATCCCAACACAGTGCAATCCACTCAAATCGTCAACGGTTTCCAACGTTTCGAACAGCAGAACCAAGGAACCCTAATGGCTCAGCATTTCACAGCTGCAGCTCCATTCTCCAGCATCAACGACGACATTTGCACTCTCGCCCTTGACAAGAAAGCAACGCTCGTTATCATCCCATTCCACAAACAGTACGCTATAGATGGTACGGTCGACCACGTAAACCCTGCAATCCGTAGCATAAACCTTAACGTTCTAGACAAGGCACCTTGCTCGGTTGGAATATTTATCGACCGGGGAGAAACAGAAGGCCGCCGTTCGGTCCTCATGAGCTACACGTGGCGAAACGTCGCAGTGATCTACATCGAAGGCCGAGACGACGCAGAAGCCTTAGCGTTCTCCATGAGAATCGCTGAACACCCGGAAGTGAACGTCACGATGATCCATTTCCGGCACAAAAGCACCATCCACCAGAACTACGTAATAGAAGAAGAATCCGAATTCTCAGAGTCTCACCTTATAAACGATTTCAAGAGCTTCGCCATGAACAAACCGAAAGTTAGTTACAGAGAAGAGATAGTAAGAGATGGCGTGGAAACCACGCAAGTGATTAGTGCACTTGGTGACTCATACGATTTGGTAATTGTGGGTCGTGACCATGACCTTGAGTCGTCCGTACTGTACGGGCTTACAGACTGGAGCGAGTGCCCTGAGCTAGGTGTGATCGGAGACATGTTTGCGTCACCGGATTTTCATTTCTCGGTACTAGTGATTCATCAGCAAGAAGGAGAGTCTCTAGCGATGGATAATAGCTATAAATTGCCAGATTCACCTCCTAGGGTTGGGGATCCAAGAGTGCACCCACATTTTTCTGTTGAAGAAGGATTTACTTCGGTTGATCGTCACAGCAACCGTTGA
- the LOC104764991 gene encoding U2 small nuclear ribonucleoprotein B'' 2 isoform X2 translates to MLTADVPPNQSIYIKNINEKVNKEELKRSLYCLFSHFGRIHDVVALKTPKLRGQAWVVFTEVTAASNAVRQMQNFPFYDKPMRIQYAKSKSDCVTKAEGTFVPKEKKIMQEEKVERRQHAEETQQPSMPNGATAVNGRPPSGQDTVPPNNILFIQNLPIETTGMMLQMLFEQYPGFKEIRTIEAKPGIAFVEFGDDVQSSMAMQALQGFKITPPNPMVISFAKK, encoded by the exons ATGTTAACGGCTGATGTACCACCGAATCAGTCAATCTACATAAAGAATATCAATGAGAAGGTCAATAAAGAAG agCTGAAGAGATCTCTTTACTGTTTGTTCTCTCACTTTGGAAGGATACATGATGTGGTTGCTTTAAAGACACCTAAGCTCCGGGGACAAGCATGGGTTGTCTTCACTGAAGTCACAGCCGCTAGTAATGCTGTCCGTCAGATGCAAAACTTTCCCTTCTATGATAAGCCAATG CGGATACAATATGCAAAATCAAAGTCAGATTGTGTTACTAAAGCCGAAGGGACTTTTGTCccgaaagaaaagaagataatgCAAGAAGAGAAAG TTGAAAGGAGGCAACATGCTGAAGAAACTCAACAACCAAGCATGCCTAATGGCGCAACCGCTGTGAATGGAAGGCCT CCGAGTGGGCAAGACACGGTTCCACCAAACAACATACTCTTCATTCAGAATCTTCCCATTGAGACGACTGGCATGATGCTTCAGATGCTGTTTGAGCAATACCCAGGATTCAAGGAGATAAGAACGATCGAAGCAAAACCCGGAATTGCGTTTGTGGAGTTTGGAGACGATGTTCAATCTTCTATGGCGATGCAGGCTCTTCAGGGTTTCAAGATCACTCCACCGAATCCAATGGTAATCTCTTTTGCCAAGAAGTGA
- the LOC104764991 gene encoding U2 small nuclear ribonucleoprotein B'' 2 isoform X1 — protein MLTADVPPNQSIYIKNINEKVNKEELKRSLYCLFSHFGRIHDVVALKTPKLRGQAWVVFTEVTAASNAVRQMQNFPFYDKPMRIQYAKSKSDCVTKAEGTFVPKEKKIMQEEKVERRQHAEETQQPSMPNGATAVNGRPVPSGQDTVPPNNILFIQNLPIETTGMMLQMLFEQYPGFKEIRTIEAKPGIAFVEFGDDVQSSMAMQALQGFKITPPNPMVISFAKK, from the exons ATGTTAACGGCTGATGTACCACCGAATCAGTCAATCTACATAAAGAATATCAATGAGAAGGTCAATAAAGAAG agCTGAAGAGATCTCTTTACTGTTTGTTCTCTCACTTTGGAAGGATACATGATGTGGTTGCTTTAAAGACACCTAAGCTCCGGGGACAAGCATGGGTTGTCTTCACTGAAGTCACAGCCGCTAGTAATGCTGTCCGTCAGATGCAAAACTTTCCCTTCTATGATAAGCCAATG CGGATACAATATGCAAAATCAAAGTCAGATTGTGTTACTAAAGCCGAAGGGACTTTTGTCccgaaagaaaagaagataatgCAAGAAGAGAAAG TTGAAAGGAGGCAACATGCTGAAGAAACTCAACAACCAAGCATGCCTAATGGCGCAACCGCTGTGAATGGAAGGCCTGTG CCGAGTGGGCAAGACACGGTTCCACCAAACAACATACTCTTCATTCAGAATCTTCCCATTGAGACGACTGGCATGATGCTTCAGATGCTGTTTGAGCAATACCCAGGATTCAAGGAGATAAGAACGATCGAAGCAAAACCCGGAATTGCGTTTGTGGAGTTTGGAGACGATGTTCAATCTTCTATGGCGATGCAGGCTCTTCAGGGTTTCAAGATCACTCCACCGAATCCAATGGTAATCTCTTTTGCCAAGAAGTGA